A DNA window from Luteolibacter luteus contains the following coding sequences:
- a CDS encoding helix-turn-helix domain-containing protein: MKLQITQSDAFTDDQEGTGMEYVPAVVSVQQFSFDGIECDFPPGISKAIKTIREDYSRPHTISSLARECGMSVRSLHRLYRSARGTTVGKDLLARRIEAAAEMLKEDDLKLEPVAMETGLRNAKNLCRLFKEHLGLTPGQWKENFHGSCVRSA, encoded by the coding sequence ATGAAACTCCAAATAACCCAATCGGATGCTTTCACGGACGACCAAGAGGGCACCGGGATGGAATACGTCCCCGCTGTGGTATCCGTGCAGCAGTTTTCCTTCGACGGGATCGAGTGCGATTTCCCGCCGGGGATCTCGAAGGCGATCAAGACGATCCGTGAGGACTACTCCCGGCCGCATACCATCTCTTCGCTGGCGAGAGAGTGCGGGATGTCGGTGAGATCCCTGCATCGTCTCTATCGTTCGGCGAGGGGAACGACGGTTGGGAAGGACCTGTTGGCGAGGCGAATCGAAGCCGCGGCGGAAATGCTGAAGGAGGATGACCTGAAGCTGGAGCCCGTGGCGATGGAGACCGGCCTGCGCAATGCGAAGAATCTCTGCCGCCTTTTCAAAGAGCACCTGGGCCTGACGCCAGGGCAATGGAAAGAAAACTTTCACGGCAGCTGCGTGCGCAGTGCCTGA
- a CDS encoding response regulator, with product MSFEKRTIAIIEDDSALRETFREAVSSSDRWQVTGCYGRAESAIPAIQKEPPDVCIVDIQLPGLSGIQLLRKLKPLCPKTQFLMVTVFEDADRVFEALAAGASGYVLKRDIDAKLLESLEDVVAGGSPMSSGIARKVVQHFQIPVAEPDEDYHLTQREKETLDLLAKGYLYKEIAHELGVRMETVSFHLGNIYRKLHVRTRTEAVLKYMKREPEGSP from the coding sequence ATGAGTTTCGAGAAGCGCACGATTGCCATCATTGAGGACGACTCCGCCCTGCGTGAGACATTTCGCGAAGCGGTCTCCAGTTCCGACCGCTGGCAGGTCACCGGTTGCTACGGACGCGCGGAGTCCGCGATTCCCGCGATCCAGAAAGAGCCGCCGGATGTTTGCATCGTGGATATCCAGCTTCCGGGGCTCTCCGGCATCCAACTGCTGCGAAAGCTGAAGCCGCTCTGCCCGAAGACGCAGTTCCTAATGGTGACGGTGTTCGAGGATGCCGACCGCGTTTTCGAGGCCTTGGCGGCCGGGGCATCCGGCTACGTGCTGAAGCGGGACATCGATGCAAAGCTTCTGGAATCGCTGGAAGACGTGGTGGCGGGGGGGTCTCCGATGTCGAGCGGCATCGCGCGGAAAGTGGTGCAGCATTTCCAAATTCCAGTGGCTGAGCCGGATGAGGACTACCATCTGACCCAGCGGGAGAAGGAGACGCTGGATCTTTTGGCGAAGGGTTACCTCTACAAGGAGATCGCCCACGAGCTGGGGGTGCGGATGGAAACGGTGAGCTTCCACCTCGGTAATATCTACCGGAAGCTTCATGTGCGCACCCGAACTGAGGCGGTGCTGAAATACATGAAGCGTGAGCCTGAAGGGTCGCCATGA
- a CDS encoding histidine kinase, which translates to MRRGFPRKWLVMLFAAIGIPAHGAPAFLPYTADEQTLHLWHLDEAGPPFKDDGVSPTPLLGLINGAQASQAPFPGFGAAVAFNHDQQNEGSGVRRPYGPILLAKPSLDYGPKDNVDAPFPITGSDGAFTIEALIKLDFLPEDSPGLALDIVSMDDDDQKNRVFIFRIEKPGFLSFLPISGDAVRGGGLATIPTSGTHAIRTGEWYHVAVAYDGRETAVNNLKLYWTRLSAGNETANLIGQGTLTADLSRNLGDFAIGNSGKFSSIYGPWEFFPGSIDEVRISGIARKPYDFCFVSEDAKYRAEEITKRTPPKKPKLEMMLQQVLVGEVPVPIPDGGAPLVLGAGNHRLDFDFGFLSGVTADPLAVRCRLEGLDDEWYPSARGMTMEWEMLDASGALLARRVFPVTGSSQGWEIDAINSPMVRRTEPLFVPEMTRKLRVSISSGTPDTTGTWVIDKFSLARSSDPTTNLWTNGDFSYGERINQIGGIPAGWERRGTEPAIARVMQLIGNSALGLLDAEQDHSAMWTSVSDLDVRPARGGETFLLGWSEAYNVIPGALLRATYMNVPSGQYTFRAIAIGTEADPGTTQFSFPIIIQQPFYKHGWFMPVAVSAGVLMVGLMFFAAYRRRTRHRLAAVRLQHALERDRARIARDMHDDLGTRVTVLNLAASFVRRAIEGDPERARQQVLRLETAARDLVTAMDGLVWAVNPSNDTLDHLAVHLAAVAQEIFRDSHAKLRIDIPQDLPALPIMSDFRHHFALGVKEALHNVLKHAGPCEVSFSLRMVDDMLLAEVVDTGRGFDTMAPQEGNGLHNLAARFEELGGSCVIASVPGKGTRAVFRCQLPKVAALPRT; encoded by the coding sequence ATGCGACGTGGATTCCCAAGGAAGTGGCTGGTGATGCTTTTTGCAGCTATCGGGATTCCCGCCCACGGAGCTCCTGCATTCCTGCCGTACACCGCGGATGAGCAAACGCTTCACCTCTGGCATCTCGATGAAGCGGGACCGCCCTTCAAGGATGATGGGGTGAGCCCGACACCGCTTCTCGGACTAATCAACGGGGCGCAGGCGAGCCAAGCGCCCTTTCCCGGGTTCGGCGCCGCGGTGGCCTTCAATCACGATCAGCAGAACGAGGGAAGCGGTGTCCGGAGGCCCTATGGACCGATCCTGCTCGCCAAGCCTTCGCTGGACTATGGCCCGAAGGACAATGTCGATGCTCCCTTCCCGATCACCGGCAGCGACGGGGCCTTCACGATCGAGGCGCTGATCAAACTTGATTTCCTGCCGGAAGATTCTCCCGGGCTGGCACTGGACATCGTGAGCATGGACGATGACGACCAGAAGAACCGGGTCTTCATTTTCCGGATCGAGAAGCCCGGCTTCCTGAGCTTCCTGCCGATTTCCGGGGATGCGGTGCGAGGGGGCGGTCTCGCTACGATTCCCACCAGTGGCACTCATGCGATCCGGACGGGCGAGTGGTATCACGTGGCGGTGGCGTACGACGGCCGCGAAACGGCGGTCAACAATCTCAAGCTCTACTGGACGCGCCTGAGTGCGGGAAACGAGACCGCGAACCTGATCGGCCAAGGAACGCTGACCGCGGATCTCAGCCGGAACCTTGGCGACTTCGCGATCGGGAACTCCGGGAAGTTCAGTTCGATCTACGGGCCGTGGGAGTTCTTTCCTGGATCGATCGACGAAGTCCGGATCAGCGGGATTGCTCGGAAGCCTTACGATTTCTGCTTCGTTAGCGAGGACGCAAAGTATCGGGCGGAGGAGATCACGAAGAGGACACCGCCGAAGAAGCCGAAGCTGGAAATGATGCTTCAGCAAGTGCTGGTGGGGGAGGTGCCGGTTCCTATTCCCGATGGCGGGGCGCCACTGGTGCTCGGCGCGGGGAATCACCGGCTTGATTTCGATTTCGGCTTTCTCAGCGGGGTGACGGCGGATCCCCTGGCGGTGCGCTGCCGTCTCGAAGGATTGGATGACGAATGGTATCCCTCCGCCCGTGGCATGACGATGGAGTGGGAGATGCTGGATGCCTCCGGTGCGCTGCTCGCCCGCCGTGTCTTCCCGGTGACAGGATCGAGCCAGGGCTGGGAGATCGATGCGATCAATTCGCCAATGGTGCGGCGCACGGAGCCACTCTTCGTGCCGGAGATGACGCGGAAGCTGCGGGTGTCGATTTCCTCGGGAACTCCGGACACCACTGGAACTTGGGTGATCGACAAATTCTCTCTGGCTCGCTCCAGCGATCCCACGACCAACCTTTGGACGAACGGGGATTTCAGCTACGGGGAACGCATCAACCAGATTGGCGGGATTCCCGCGGGCTGGGAGCGGCGCGGGACGGAGCCAGCCATCGCGCGGGTGATGCAGCTGATTGGAAACAGTGCCTTGGGCTTGCTGGATGCAGAGCAGGATCACTCGGCGATGTGGACCTCGGTAAGCGATCTCGATGTCCGTCCGGCGCGGGGAGGGGAGACCTTTCTGCTCGGTTGGTCGGAGGCCTATAACGTCATCCCGGGGGCTTTGCTACGAGCGACCTACATGAACGTGCCTTCGGGGCAATACACCTTTCGTGCGATCGCGATCGGGACGGAGGCGGATCCGGGAACCACGCAATTTTCCTTCCCGATCATCATCCAGCAGCCGTTTTACAAGCACGGGTGGTTCATGCCGGTGGCGGTCTCCGCGGGAGTGCTGATGGTCGGGCTCATGTTCTTCGCTGCCTATCGGCGGCGCACGCGGCACCGGCTCGCGGCGGTGCGGCTGCAGCATGCGCTGGAGCGAGACCGTGCCCGGATCGCCCGGGACATGCACGACGACTTGGGGACCCGTGTCACGGTGCTGAATCTGGCGGCATCTTTTGTCCGGCGGGCGATCGAGGGCGATCCGGAGCGGGCAAGGCAGCAGGTGCTACGGCTGGAAACTGCCGCGCGGGATCTGGTGACCGCGATGGATGGCTTGGTGTGGGCGGTGAATCCTTCCAATGACACGCTGGATCACCTCGCGGTGCACCTCGCTGCGGTGGCGCAGGAGATTTTCCGGGATAGCCACGCGAAATTGCGGATCGATATTCCGCAGGATCTGCCGGCCCTGCCGATCATGTCCGACTTCCGGCATCATTTCGCGCTGGGGGTGAAGGAGGCTCTTCACAACGTGCTGAAGCATGCGGGTCCCTGCGAGGTGAGCTTCAGCCTGCGCATGGTGGATGACATGCTTTTGGCGGAGGTTGTGGATACCGGCCGCGGCTTCGATACGATGGCTCCGCAGGAAGGAAACGGCCTGCATAATCTGGCGGCACGCTTCGAGGAACTGGGCGGGTCTTGTGTCATCGCTTCGGTGCCCGGGAAGGGAACGCGCGCGGTCTTCCGTTGCCAGTTGCCGAAAGTTGCGGCATTGCCAAGAACATGA
- a CDS encoding M48 family metallopeptidase, which produces MTDDQFDAMVASLEARYQGKHPALARRAAFLAILGYAGLAFFLIAGAAIALLMIAWVIFSPNLLSIKIGALLGIPAAILTWSVFRGLWVKLSAPVGVEVKRGESPALFSLIDSISKEAGGVNFDTVLLTGDMNAAVVQNPRLGVFGWYKTYLLLGVPLMDSMAPEEFKSVLAHEFAHLSHQHGRLGTWLYRLRASWLRVMASLAQHGAPKPVLAFINWFWPRFNASAFVLSRSQEYQADAFAAKVTSPQSSAMALQRLVVDSRRLDDGFWDEIGAETSTSSSPPHDVFHRMHAFLGTMPDAPLATRWLTGALAMKTNTADTHPGLKDRLSALGVSIQPDAVPPLPASRASDAFLEPALIKSARDHFSKEWHMGIGTHWQETHREKLKLIKRLEAPFPGTPDGRWSEIAVRARLFGPRKIQEEIVHFLADHPDHVTANYARGVYLAEKDDLAAIPHLEKATVRPGLLHNALGAMAGLYDRLGRAGEIPGLRRRAQSREAQVDRAMHERSEISATDRFLLPKLSEEEMAEFVGLVGQHHEIRAAWLVQKHVVEYPEWRSYFLVLDMDPRVSQETGMKILQEVVEDVSIDAHVLAIRKTPDNAKVVATIVKMDGSALQVSHGK; this is translated from the coding sequence ATGACGGATGACCAATTCGACGCAATGGTGGCCTCGCTCGAGGCCCGCTATCAAGGCAAGCACCCCGCACTCGCGCGCCGGGCGGCGTTCCTGGCGATCTTGGGATATGCGGGCTTGGCCTTCTTTCTCATCGCCGGCGCAGCCATTGCATTGCTGATGATCGCCTGGGTCATCTTTTCGCCCAACCTCCTATCGATCAAAATCGGAGCCTTGCTCGGCATTCCTGCCGCCATTCTCACCTGGTCCGTCTTCCGCGGCCTCTGGGTCAAGCTTAGCGCTCCTGTGGGCGTGGAAGTGAAGCGCGGGGAATCACCCGCCCTCTTCAGCCTCATCGACAGCATCTCCAAGGAAGCCGGCGGCGTGAACTTCGATACCGTCTTGCTCACCGGCGACATGAATGCCGCAGTGGTTCAGAATCCACGTCTCGGGGTTTTCGGATGGTATAAAACCTATCTGCTCCTCGGCGTACCATTGATGGACTCCATGGCGCCGGAAGAGTTCAAGTCCGTCCTCGCCCACGAATTCGCCCACCTTTCCCACCAGCACGGACGCCTTGGCACATGGCTCTACCGTCTCCGCGCCTCATGGCTCCGGGTCATGGCATCCCTGGCACAACACGGTGCCCCCAAGCCGGTACTCGCCTTCATCAACTGGTTCTGGCCACGCTTCAATGCCAGCGCCTTTGTCCTTTCGCGCAGCCAGGAATATCAGGCGGATGCCTTTGCAGCCAAGGTGACTTCCCCCCAATCCTCCGCGATGGCCTTGCAGCGGCTGGTTGTCGATTCCCGTCGCTTGGATGATGGTTTCTGGGACGAAATCGGAGCCGAAACTTCGACCAGCTCCTCGCCTCCCCACGATGTGTTCCACCGGATGCACGCCTTCCTCGGGACCATGCCTGACGCGCCGCTCGCCACCCGCTGGCTCACCGGTGCACTGGCCATGAAGACCAATACGGCTGACACCCATCCCGGACTAAAAGATCGCCTCTCCGCTCTCGGCGTCAGCATCCAGCCCGATGCCGTGCCGCCGCTTCCTGCTTCCCGCGCCTCGGACGCCTTCCTTGAGCCAGCATTGATCAAATCGGCACGCGATCACTTCAGCAAGGAATGGCACATGGGCATCGGCACCCATTGGCAAGAAACCCATCGCGAGAAACTAAAACTGATAAAAAGGCTGGAAGCCCCCTTCCCCGGAACTCCCGATGGACGTTGGAGCGAAATTGCGGTGAGAGCCCGCCTCTTCGGCCCGAGGAAGATCCAGGAAGAGATTGTCCACTTCCTGGCCGATCACCCCGATCACGTCACCGCGAACTATGCACGCGGCGTTTATCTCGCGGAGAAAGACGATCTTGCCGCAATCCCTCACCTCGAAAAAGCGACGGTCCGTCCGGGGCTCCTCCACAATGCTTTGGGCGCGATGGCGGGCCTCTACGACCGCCTTGGCCGGGCCGGGGAGATTCCAGGCCTCAGAAGACGCGCCCAATCCCGCGAGGCCCAAGTGGATCGGGCCATGCACGAACGATCGGAAATCAGCGCCACCGACCGCTTTCTGCTGCCTAAGCTTTCAGAAGAAGAAATGGCCGAGTTTGTCGGCCTCGTCGGGCAACACCACGAAATCAGAGCCGCTTGGCTGGTACAAAAGCACGTGGTCGAATATCCGGAGTGGCGGTCTTATTTTCTCGTCCTCGACATGGATCCGCGCGTCTCTCAGGAGACCGGGATGAAGATCCTCCAAGAGGTGGTGGAGGACGTGTCCATCGATGCCCATGTCCTCGCAATCCGGAAAACCCCGGACAATGCCAAGGTCGTCGCGACCATCGTCAAGATGGATGGATCCGCCCTGCAGGTCTCCCACGGCAAATAA